One region of Thermococcus sp. MAR1 genomic DNA includes:
- a CDS encoding TIGR04076 family protein, which produces MERLEIRVIKIRGKCPVFNLGDRIVIEGPKVKLDETDAICTHAFASLLPYIVALRKGIKPSELGLGKGKKAYVQCLDPGPPYTDGGTVIFEITVVRDEAEEGVESGERGNR; this is translated from the coding sequence ATGGAGCGGCTAGAGATTAGAGTAATAAAAATCCGGGGAAAATGCCCCGTTTTTAACCTGGGTGACAGGATAGTTATAGAAGGGCCCAAAGTTAAGCTCGATGAGACCGATGCCATATGCACCCATGCCTTCGCATCACTGTTGCCGTACATAGTCGCCTTGCGAAAGGGTATTAAGCCAAGCGAACTAGGACTCGGCAAGGGGAAGAAAGCGTACGTTCAGTGCCTCGATCCCGGGCCGCCATACACCGACGGCGGTACAGTAATCTTTGAGATAACGGTGGTGAGAGATGAAGCAGAAGAAGGCGTGGAGAGTGGTGAGAGAGGTAATAGATGA
- a CDS encoding DUF515 domain-containing protein: MSEDIEAKIRRLRELGKASVEPEAPKTAKPPVKKPPKKPRPVGSIRERERKRRILIGASIVIIVILIISIGAYIYMENRAAEQLTQAKNKKLAEVNYYFKPGSELMNTTFGKNARDDLIRKINSAQSVEEVESIDVKAAYQSAWNQYQAYLEKQHQLEMERQLNQTKKEKISQIEAQFSQLLAMPLPDSLKKKVVDSMNSLEEQVMSATSEQQVEAVNADPYLLELWREYYYYIIDIIPTQNVILEKDNVKKIVSKSDAKAILGGILDYRELMQYKVYKVEFVDIALVLSRDKINGAFLAPGDKIMIFAKNATNAPFKEIVNEGYVELVLLPTEAGTISVNEAQTQTSSSSTSSSTQYSEQHDTQYTPGDASITNGQAISDIYSNSQTASQSASASYTYNVDLTEILKAIAAGKIQASEDVKEQLRAYGWEIVDLEKESGMLVLDPNTQFLVIVRVPSIFVPDILSNQQYIYIAKVAT; the protein is encoded by the coding sequence GTGTCCGAGGATATTGAGGCGAAAATCCGCCGTCTTAGAGAGCTGGGTAAAGCCAGCGTAGAGCCCGAGGCCCCCAAAACGGCCAAGCCCCCTGTCAAGAAACCACCCAAAAAGCCCCGCCCCGTGGGCAGCATAAGGGAGAGGGAAAGGAAGAGACGCATTCTAATTGGTGCATCGATAGTCATCATCGTGATTTTAATAATTTCTATAGGCGCTTACATCTACATGGAGAACCGGGCCGCCGAGCAGCTCACTCAGGCTAAGAACAAAAAGCTTGCGGAGGTTAACTACTACTTCAAACCCGGGAGCGAGCTTATGAACACGACGTTTGGAAAGAACGCCAGGGACGATTTGATCAGAAAGATAAACTCGGCCCAGAGTGTGGAGGAGGTCGAATCAATAGACGTTAAAGCCGCATACCAGAGTGCCTGGAACCAATATCAGGCTTATCTCGAGAAGCAGCATCAGCTTGAAATGGAGAGGCAGCTCAACCAGACCAAGAAGGAGAAGATAAGTCAGATCGAGGCCCAGTTCAGCCAGCTCCTTGCGATGCCGTTGCCTGACAGCCTTAAGAAGAAGGTGGTTGATTCGATGAACAGCCTCGAGGAGCAGGTCATGAGCGCCACCAGCGAGCAGCAGGTTGAGGCTGTCAACGCGGATCCGTATCTTCTCGAACTCTGGAGGGAGTACTACTACTACATTATCGACATAATCCCGACCCAGAACGTCATCCTGGAGAAGGACAACGTCAAGAAGATAGTCAGCAAATCCGACGCAAAGGCCATCTTGGGAGGCATACTGGACTACAGGGAGCTGATGCAGTACAAGGTCTACAAGGTTGAGTTCGTTGACATCGCCCTCGTCCTCTCGAGGGACAAGATAAACGGCGCCTTCCTCGCTCCGGGGGACAAGATCATGATATTTGCCAAGAACGCGACCAATGCGCCCTTCAAGGAGATAGTGAACGAGGGTTACGTTGAGCTGGTACTCCTCCCAACGGAGGCCGGGACGATTTCTGTCAATGAGGCCCAGACCCAGACCAGCTCATCGAGCACCAGCTCATCGACCCAGTACTCCGAACAGCACGACACTCAGTACACGCCGGGAGATGCTTCCATAACCAACGGCCAGGCAATAAGTGACATCTACTCCAACTCTCAGACCGCCAGCCAGAGCGCCTCCGCCAGCTATACCTACAACGTCGACCTGACCGAGATACTCAAGGCTATAGCTGCCGGAAAGATACAGGCCAGCGAAGACGTCAAGGAGCAGCTCAGGGCCTACGGCTGGGAGATAGTTGACCTTGAGAAAGAATCCGGAATGCTTGTGCTCGATCCCAACACCCAGTTCCTGGTCATAGTGAGGGTTCCTTCAATATTCGTGCCCGACATACTCTCCAACCAGCAGTACATTTACATCGCTAAAGTTGCCACCTGA